One Pyrus communis chromosome 4, drPyrComm1.1, whole genome shotgun sequence genomic region harbors:
- the LOC137730875 gene encoding NAC domain-containing protein 83-like, whose product MERINFVKNGVLRLPPGFRFHPTDEELVLQYLRRKVYSCPLPASIIPEVDVCKADPWDLPGDCAQERYFFSTREAKYPNGNRSNRATGSGYWKATGLDKQIVTCRGGQVVGIKKTLVFYRGKPPHGTRTDWIMHEYRLVLPENPASIAPPEKNATQSPVVPMDNWVLCRIFLKKRGGKNEEQQVQQPSCDVRKPKNSRPVFYDFMTKDRANLSLAPCSSSSGSSGITDVVSSEQVDNDHEESSSCNSLGFIRRKQ is encoded by the exons ATGGAGAGGATTAATTTTGTGAAGAATGGTGTGCTGAGATTGCCTCCCGGTTTTCGATTCCACCCGACGGACGAGGAGCTTGTTCTGCAGTACTTGCGGCGCAAGGTTTACTCCTGCCCCTTGCCTGCCTCCATCATCCCGGAGGTTGATGTCTGTAAGGCCGACCCTTGGGATTTGCCAG gTGATTGTGCGCAAGAGAGGTACTTCTTCAGCACTAGGGAGGCCAAGTACCCCAATGGGAACCGATCGAACAGAGCGACGGGCTCTGGTTACTGGAAGGCGACCGGATTGGACAAGCAGATTGTGACTTGCAGGGGCGGCCAAGTCGTGGGAATTAAGAAAACTCTGGTTTTTTATAGAGGAAAGCCTCCCCATGGCACTAGGACCGATTGGATTATGCACGAATACCGCCTTGTTTTGCCCGAAAATCCGGCCTCCATTGCCCCACCAGAAAAGAATGCAACCCAA AGCCCTGTGGTGCCAATGGACAACTGGGTTCTTTGCCGCATATTTTTGAAGAAAAGGGGAGGCAAAAATGAGGAGCAGCAAGTTCAACAGCCCTCCTGCGATGTTCGAAAACCAAAGAACTCGAGGCCTGTTTTCTACGATTTCATGACGAAAGACAGGGCAAATTTGAGCCTTGCACCTTGTTCTTCCTCCTCAGGGTCGAGTGGAATCACAGATGTGGTTTCTAGTGAGCAAGTAGACAATGATCACGAAGAAAGCAGTAGTTGCAATAGTTTAGGTTTCATTAGAAGAAAACAGTAG